In Corylus avellana chromosome ca2, CavTom2PMs-1.0, the following proteins share a genomic window:
- the LOC132169131 gene encoding early nodulin-75-like produces MSNTHLLVLLLVLVALTTASNADYQKPPSPVYNPPPVSKPPTPVYQPPKEEQPSPEHEPPTLPPKTSKSPPVEKEPLEHEHKHKHKPSTLEYKPATPEAEKPEPKHKKHLPSPPYGHGHGHPPLENGQDPHKPPRKVLPPPTPYGKGQPPN; encoded by the coding sequence ATGTCTAACACACACCTACTTGTCTTGCTTCTTGTCTTGGTGGCTCTCACCACTGCCTCCAATGCCGACTACCAGAAGCCACCATCTCCTGTCTACAATCCTCCTCCGGTGAGCAAGCcaccaaccccagtttatcaaCCTCCTAAAGAAGAGCAGCCAAGCCCCGAGCACGAGCCACCAACTCTACCTCCCAAAACCAGCAAATCTCCGCCGGTGGAGAAGGAACCCCTGGAGCACGAGCACAAGCACAAACACAAGCCATCAACCCTGGAGTACAAACCTGCTACTCCTGAGGCAGAGAAGCCAgaaccaaaacacaaaaagcaCCTGCCATCGCCACCTTATGGACATGGACACGGACACCCTCCACTGGAAAATGGTCAAGATCCTCACAAACCACCCCGGAAGGTTTTGCCTCCTCCAACACCATACGGGAAGGGGCAGCCACCTAACTAG
- the LOC132169130 gene encoding repetitive proline-rich cell wall protein 2-like, which produces MSNTHLLVLLLALVTLTIASNADYQKPPSPIYNHPPVTKPPVPIYKPPTPVYKPPPVTKPPTEHKPPTLPPKTGNSPPAYKPPVEKQPPVYKPPTPKAEKPLPEHKPPPPKHLPSPTYGHFPGHPPLENGQDPHKPPRKVLPPPTPYGKGKPPKNGA; this is translated from the coding sequence ATGTCCAACACACACTTGCTTGTCTTGCTTCTTGCCCTGGTGACTCTCACCATTGCCTCCAATGCCGACTACCAGAAGCCACCATCTCCTATCTACAATCATCCTCCGGTGACCAAGCCACCGGTTCCAATTTACAAGCCACCAACTCCTGTTTACAAGCCTCCTCCGGTGACCAAGCCACCCACAGAACACAAGCCACCAACTCTACCTCCCAAAACCGGAAACTCTCCACCTGCATACAAGCCACCGGTTGAGAAGCAACCTCCAGTGTACAAACCTCCTACTCCAAAGGCAGAGAAGCCACTCCCAGAACacaaaccaccaccaccaaagCACCTGCCATCACCAACTTATGGTCACTTTCCGGGACACCCTCCACTGGAAAATGGTCAAGATCCTCACAAACCACCCCGAAAGGTTTTGCCTCCTCCAACACCATATGGGAAGGGGAAGCCACCTAAAAATGGCGCCTAG
- the LOC132168810 gene encoding uncharacterized protein LOC132168810 encodes MVETRRSSSSSKRALSSPAPPPPSTKRSKASEASSSTNDVQNGPSVENLGPVKESGCETRELELQSPDLLDTGSPKPVDGCDADKCVDFSVEGEALVSPLSLGGAAVDAEKSKVAVTALRQKKRLTKLTKSSPKVAWGKLLSQCSQNPHLPMSGTTFTVGQGRQCNLWLKDPSVSTNLCRLRHIEREGSSVTLLEITGGKGAVQVNGKIHRKNSSVILSGGDEVVFSSSGKHAYIFQQLVNDNLAAPGISSVSILEAHSAPIKGIHIEARSGDPSAVAGASILASLSNLPKELSLLQAPAKTGENVEQNTEMSMLPSGCGGLDDHSLDIDLKDSVNDNDLSGVSSREKVVAPSPDAANQKPNLDNLGLDPCMDTDIGKVTTANYELRPLLRMLAGSSSEFDLSGSISKILDEQREVRELLRDSDPPSILISTRRQAYKDSLQQGILNPDNIEVSFESFPYYLSDTTKDVLIASTYVHLKCDKFVKYASDLPTVSPRILLSGPAGSEIYQETLAKALAKHFGARMLTVDSLLLPGGPTPKDSESVREASRPERASIFAKRALLPHKKPASSVEADITGGSTLCSQAMPKQEASTASSKSTTLKEGDRVKFVGTTLPSGVSPLHNCPLRGPTPGSRGRVVLPFEENGNSKIGVRFDKSIPDGNNLGGACEDDHGFFCSANNLQRLDGFGGDDIDKLAINDIFEVTSKESKIAPLILFVKDVEKAMVGSSDSYTVLKIKLENLPKNVVIIGSHTQMDSRKEKAHPGGLLFTKFGSNQTALLDLAFPDNFGRLHDRSKETPKAMKQLTRLFPNKVIIQLPQDEALLSDWKQQLERDVETLKAQSNIVSIRTVLNRICLDCPDLEALCIKDQALTTESVEKIVGWALSNHFMHHTEASVKDAKLVISAESISYGLNILQSIQNESKSLKKSLKDVVTENEFEKKLLADVIPPTDIGVTFDDIGALENVKDTLKELVMLPLQRPELFCKGQLTKPCKGILLFGPPGTGKTMLAKAVATEAGANFINISMSSITSKWFGEGEKYVKAVFSLASKIAPSVVFVDEVDSMLGRRENPGEHEAMRKMKNEFMVNWDGLRTKDKERVLVLAATNRPFDLDEAVIRRLPRRLMVNLPDAPNREKILRVVLAKEELVPDVDLEAIANMTDGYSGSDLKNLCVTAAHCPIREILEKEKKEKNAALAGNRPLPALHSSADIRSLKMEDFKYAHEQVCASVSSESTNMNELLQWNDLYGEGGSRKKRSLSYFM; translated from the exons ATGGTTGAAACCAGGCGCAGCTCCTCCTCTTCCAAACGTGCCCTCTCGTCACCTGCTCCTCCTCCACCCAGCACCAAACGATCCAAG GCGTCTGAGGCGTCCTCGTCAACCAATGATGTTCAGAACGGTCCGTCTGTGGAGAACTTGGGTCCGGTTAAGGAATCCGGGTGTGAAACTCGAGAACTGGAGCTGCAATCCCCTGATCTGCTGGACACCGGTTCGCCAAAGCCGGTTGATGGATGCGATGCCGATAAATGTGTGGATTTCAGTGTCGAAGGCGAGGCCTTGGTGTCGCCTCTGTCGTTAG GTGGAGCCGCCGTTGATGCTGAGAAATCGAAGGTGGCCGTCACGGCGCTTCGGCAAAAGAAGCGCCTGACAAAGCTGACGAAATCGAGTCCCAAAGTCGCGTGGGGAAAGCTGCTTTCCCAATGCTCTCAG aATCCTCACCTGCCAATGTCTGGTACTACTTTCACTGTTGGTCAAGGTCGTCAATGCAATTTGTGGCTTAAAGATCCATCTGTTAGTACTAATTTGTGTAGATTGAGGCACATAGAG CGTGAAGGTTCATCTGTTACATTACTGGAAATCACAGGGGGAAAAGGTGCCGTTCAAGTAAATGGCAAGATCCATAGAAAAAATTCCAGTGTTATCTTGAGTGGAGGCGATGAGGTGGTCTTCAGTTCTTCTGGAAAGCATGCTTAT ATCTTTCAGCAGCTTGTTAATGATAATTTAGCTGCTCCTGGTATATCTTCTGTAAGCATATTAGAAGCGCATAGTGCTCCAATCAAGGGGATACATATCGAGGCAAGATCTGGGGACCCCTCAGCTGTTGCCGGAGCATCAATTTTAGCATCTTTGTCAAATCTGCCAAAAGAGTTATCCTTACTTCAGGCACCTGCTAAAACTGGTGAGAATGTGGAACAGAATACTGAGATGTCCATGTTACCTTCTGGCTGCGGAGGGTTAGATGATCATTCTCTGGACATTGATTTGAAGGATAGTGTTAATGATAATGATCTTTCTGGTGTTTCTTCAAGAGAGAAAGTTGTTGCTCCATCCCCAGATGCTGCCAATCAAAAGCCAAATCTTGATAATCTTGGATTGGATCCTTGTATGGACACAGACATTGGAAAGGTCACTACAGCAAATTATGAATTAAGGCCGCTCTTGCGAATGCTTGCTGGTTCATCTTCTGAGTTTGATTTAAGTGGCAGTATCTCTAAAATACTTGATGAGCAAAGGGAAGTGAGAGAACTCCTTAGGGATTCTGATCCTCCATCCATTTTGATATCAACTAGGAGGCAAGCATACAAGGATAGTTTACAACAAGGAATTCTCAATCCTGACAACATTGAAGTTTCATTTGAAAGTTTCCCATATTACTTAAG TGATACGACAAAGGATGTTTTGATTGCTTCAACGTATGTTCATTTGAAATGTGATAAATTTGTGAAGTATGCCTCAGACCTACCTACTGTGTCCCCGCGAATATTATTATCTGGTCCTGCAG GTTCGGAGATATATCAGGAGACTCTGGCAAAGGCTCTTGCCAAACATTTTGGTGCTAGAATGCTGACTGTTGATTCTCTTCTGTTGCCTGGT GGACCAACACCTAAAGATTCTGAGTCTGTGAGAGAAGCTTCGAGGCCTGAACGAGCATCAATTTTTGCCAAGCGTGCTTTGTTACCGCACAAGAAACCGGCTTCTAGTGTTGAGGCTGATATTACTGGTGGATCCACATTATGCTCTCAGGCTATGCCAAAGCAGGAGGCATCTACTGCATCATCAAAAAGCACTACACTCAAAGAAG GTGATAGAGTAAAATTCGTGGGTACCACCTTACCTTCTGGAGTTTCGCCATTGCATAATTGTCCGTTAAG GGGACCAACACCTGGTTCTCGAGGCAGAGTTGTCCttccatttgaagaaaatggtaaTTCAAAAATTGGGGTTAGATTTGATAAATCAATTCCAGATGGAAACAATCTTGGTGGCGCTTGTGAAGATGATCATGGTTTCTTTTGTTCTG CCAATAATTTACAACGCTTAGATGGTTTTGGAGGTGATGATATCGACAAGCTTGCTATTAATGATATCTTTGAG GTCACatcaaaagaaagtaaaattgcTCCATTAATATTGTTCGTGAAAGACGTAGAAAAGGCCATGGTGGGTAGTTCAGATTCATATACAGTCTTAAAGATTAAGCTTGAAAATTTGCCGAAGAATGTCGTTATAATTGGCTCCCATACCCAGATGGACAGTCGCAAGGAGAAG gCCCATCCTGGTGGACTTCTATTTACAAAGTTTGGAAGCAACCAGACTGCTTTGCTTGATCTTGCTTTTCCG GATAACTTTGGTAGGCTGCATGATAGGAGCAAAGAAACGCCAAAAGCAATGAAACAACTCACTCGGCTTTTCCCGAACAAAGTGATAATACAGCTGCCTCAG GATGAAGCATTACTTTCGGACTGGAAGCAGCAGTTGGAGCGTGATGTCGAAACTTTGAAAGCTCAATCAAATATTGTCAGTATTCGCACG GTTCTCAACCGAATTTGCTTGGATTGCCCTGACCTTGAAGCCTTGTGTATTAAAGATCAAGCCCTTACTACTGAAA gtgtggagaaaataGTAGGCTGGGCTCTAAGTAACCATTTTATGCATCATACTGAAGCGTCAGTTAAAGATGCTAAACTCGTAATTTCTGCTGAAAG CATCAGCTATGGGCTGAACATTCTGCAAAGTATTCAAAACGAAAGCAAGAGCTTGAAGAAATCACTGAAG GATGTGGTAACCGAGAATGAATTTGAGAAGAAGCTTCTCGCTGATGTTATTCCTCCCACTGACATTGGGGTTACTTTTGATGATATTGGGGCTTTAGAAAATGTAAAGGATACGTTGAAAGAGTTGGTGATGCTTCCACTTCAGAGGCCTGAGTTATTTTGTAAAGGGCAGTTGACTAAG CCTTGCAAGGGAATATTGCTCTTTGGCCCTCCGGGTACTGGGAAAACAATGCTTGCAAAGGCGGTGGCAACTGAGGCCGGTGCAAACTTTATCAATATATCTATGTCAAGCATCACTTCAAAG TGGTTTGGTGAAGGGGAGAAGTATGTCAAAGCAGTTTTCTCTCTAGCTAGTAAAATTGCTCCCagtgttgtttttgttgatgAG GTTGATAGCATGCTAGGAAGACGTGAAAATCCAGGAGAGCATGAGGCTATGCGTAAGATGAAGAATGAGTTTATGGTGAATTGGGACGGTCTGCGTACAAAAGATAAGGAGCGTGTGCTGGTTCTTGCTGCTACTAATAGGCCTTTTGACCTTGATGAGGCTGTTATTAGGAGGCTTCCGCGGAG ATTGATGGTCAATTTGCCAGATGCCCCAAACAGAGAAAAAATTCTTAGAGTTGTTTTAGCCAAGGAAGAGTTGGTGCCTGATGTTGATTTGGAAGCAATTGCAAATATGACTGATGGTTATTCTGGGAGTGACCTAAAG AATCTGTGTGTGACTGCAGCACACTGTCCCATTAGAGAAATTTTGGAGAAGGAAAAGAAG GAGAAAAATGCAGCCTTGGCTGGTAACAGACCTTTACCTGCATTGCATAGCAGTGCTGATATTCGTTCTCTAAAGATGGAGGATTTTAAATATGCGCATGAGCAG GTGTGCGCAAGTGTGTCATCAGAGTCTACAAACATGAACGAACTCCTGCAATGGAATGACCTATATGGAGAAGGTGGATCAAGGAAGAAGAGATCTCTAAGCTATTTCATGTAG
- the LOC132171393 gene encoding thiamine pyrophosphokinase 1 isoform X1, with translation MELMSHSSAFLLPTIPPDHRPSLTYALVVLNQRLPRFTPLLWKHAHLHLCADGGANRVYDEMPLLFPHEDPSDVRSRYKPEVIKGDMDSVREDVLGFYANLGTEVVDESQDQDTTDLHKCIEYIRDFTSDIDKSNICILVAGALGGRFDHEIGNINVLCRFSSMRIILLSDDCLIHLLPRTHCHEIHIQPSVEGPHCGLVPIGMPSKSTTTTGLQWDLDNMEMSFGGLISTSNIVKEEKITVRSDSDLLWTISIKKQ, from the exons ATGGAGCTTATGTCCCATTCGTCGGCCTTCCTTTTACCCACAATCCCGCCCGACCACCGCCCCTCGCTAACGTACGCACTGGTCGTGCTTAACCAACGCCTCCCGAGATTCACTCCTCTGCTGTGGAAGCACG CACACCTCCATCTCTGCGCTGATGGCGGCGCGAACCGCGTCTACGATGAAATGCCTCTGCTCTTTCCTCATGAAGACCCTTCCGATGTTCGAAGCAg GTACAAGCCAGAAGTTATCAAAGGTGACATGGATTCTGTCCGAGAAGATGTACTAGGCTTTTATGCAAACCTG GGAACTGAGGTAGTGGATGAATCTCAAGATCAGGACACCACAGATCTACATAAATGCATAGAATATATACGCGATTTCACATCAGACATCGATAAGTCAAAT ATATGCATTCTTGTTGCTGGAGCACTTGGTGGGCGGTTTGACCACGAGATTGGAAACATCAATGTTTTATGCCGCTTTTCAAGCATGCGAATAATTCTTTTATCTGATGACTGTCTCATTCACCTTCTTCCAAGAACTCACTGTCATGAGATCCATATTCAACCCTCTGTTGAGGGTCCGCATTGTGGACTCGTTCCGATTGGTATGCCATCCAAAAGCACTACAACCACCGGACTCCAGTGGGATCTTG ATAACATGGAAATGAGTTTTGGTGGATTAATAAGCACATCAAATATtgtcaaagaagaaaaaataacagTGCGATCTGATTCAGATCTTCTTTGGACGATCTCCATTAAAAAGCAGTAG
- the LOC132169133 gene encoding early nodulin-75-like has protein sequence MSNTHLLVLLLVLVALTTASNADYQKPPSPVYNPPPVSKPPTPVYQPPKEEQPSPEHEPPTLPPKTSKSPPVEKEPPEHEHKHKHKHKPSTLKCKPTTPEAEKPESKHKKHLPSPPYGHGHGHPPLENGQDPHKPPWKVLPPPTPYGKGQPPN, from the coding sequence ATGTCTAACACACACCTACTTGTCTTGCTTCTTGTCTTGGTGGCTCTCACCACTGCCTCCAATGCCGACTACCAGAAGCCACCATCTCCTGTCTACAATCCTCCTCCGGTGAGCAAGCcaccaaccccagtttatcaaCCTCCTAAAGAAGAGCAGCCAAGCCCCGAGCACGAGCCACCAACTCTACCTCCCAAAACCAGCAAATCACCACCGGTGGAGAAGGAACCCCCGGAGCACGAGCACAAGCACAAGCACAAACACAAGCCATCAACACTGAAGTGCAAACCTACTACTCCTGAGGCAGAGAAGCCagaatcaaaacacaaaaagcaCCTGCCATCGCCACCTTATGGACACGGACACGGACACCCTCCACTGGAAAATGGTCAAGATCCTCACAAACCACCCTGGAAGGTTTTGCCTCCTCCAACACCATACGGGAAGGGGCAGCCACCTAACTAG
- the LOC132169132 gene encoding uncharacterized protein LOC132169132: MTSAGRLVGPPAARKIAISATQNPAVASQIQICKPPTHETYSGRPPMGLTENLSPTFLSSGNPCLDFFFHVVPDTPAKDLIERLELAWAHDALTTLKLIFNLRGVRGTGKSDKEGFYVSALWLHIVHPKTLALNVKALADFGYLKDLPEILYRLLEGPEVRKLAKEAWEERKNSKDGNKISRGRKRFFNKTNSRKFKRGGGIWKRRAVWEEEEEMLGQLDKVVARALRKEWEVSQAAKALNRYNNDSDYRFLFDCVCDVFAELLKSDLAFLGGGEVHKISLAAKWCPTIDSSYDKSLLICEGIARRVFPRECEEQYGEIKEAHYAYRVRDRLRKQVLGPLHKALELPEVYMSANRWKSLPYNRVASVAMKTYKGLFEKHDPKRFRRYLAEVESGKAKIAAGALLPHKIIQSLNYDEDGGKVAELQWKRMVGDLAKKGRLKNCIAVCDVSGSMSGTPLEVCVALGLLVSELSEEPWKGKVITFSENPELHLIEGDTLLDKTEFITYMDCCLNTDFQKVFDQILQVAVEGKLTEDQLIKRVFVFSDMEFDEASSADSWETDYQVIQRKFREKGYNKVPEIVFWNLRNSSSTPVVASQSGVALVSGFSKNMLTLFLEEGGIVNSEGVMRSAISGEEYKKLAVYD; the protein is encoded by the coding sequence ATGACCTCTGCCGGACGTCTTGTAGGCCCACCCGCCGCACGAAAGATTGCCATATCTGCCACCCAAAACCCCGCCGTAGCCTCCCAAATTCAAATATGCAAACCACCGACCCACGAAACGTACTCTGGGAGACCACCGATGGGTCTGACGGAAAACTTGTCTCCGACTTTTTTGTCGTCCGGGAACCCATGCCTCGACTTCTTCTTCCACGTGGTGCCCGATACCCCGGCGAAGGATCTGATTGAACGGCTGGAACTGGCGTGGGCGCACGATGCCCTGACCACTCTGAAATTGATCTTCAATCTGAGGGGTGTGAGAGGCACCGGGAAGTCCGATAAAGAAGGCTTCTACGTCTCGGCTCTTTGGCTCCACATAGTCCACCCCAAAACCCTGGCTCTCAACGTCAAGGCTCTTGCCGATTTCGGGTACCTCAAGGATTTGCCTGAAATTCTCTATCGGCTTCTCGAAGGCCCCGAGGTCAGAAAACTCGCAAAGGAAGCCTGGGAGGAGAGGAAGAATTCAAAGGATGGGAACAAAATTTCGCGGGGAAGGAAAAGATTTTTCAACAAAACGAATTCCCGGAAATTTAAGAGAGGGGGTGGTATATGGAAAAGGAGGGCTGTttgggaggaggaggaggagatgtTGGGGCAATTGGATAAGGTGGTGGCTAGGGCTTTAAGGAAAGAGTGGGAAGTTTCGCAGGCTGCAAAGGCTTTGAACAGGTATAACAATGACTCTGATTACCGGTTCCTCTTCGATTGCGTTTGCGATGTGTTTGCAGAGCTTTTGAAATCGGATTTAGCGTTTTTGGGTGGTGGGGAGGTTCATAAGATTAGTCTTGCGGCAAAATGGTGCCCGACCATCGATTCGTCGTACGACAAGTCATTGTTGATATGCGAAGGGATTGCGAGGCGTGTTTTCCCAAGAGAGTGTGAGGAACAGTACGGGGAGATAAAGGAGGCGCATTATGCGTACAGGGTGAGAGATAGATTGAGGAAACAAGTTCTTGGTCCGTTGCATAAGGCATTGGAATTGCCCGAGGTGTATATGAGTGCCAATCGGTGGAAATCGTTGCCATATAACAGGGTGGCGTCGGTGGCCATGAAGACTTATAAGGGGCTGTTTGAGAAGCACGATCCTAAGAGGTTTCGGAGATATCTTGCCGAGGTGGAGAGTGGGAAGGCGAAGATTGCCGCTGGGGCATTGCTTCCCCACAAGATTATCCAGTCGCTGAATTATGATGAGGATGGTGGGAAGGTGGCAGAGCTTCAGTGGAAAAGAATGGTTGGTGATCTTGCCAAGAAAGGGAGGCTCAAGAATTGCATTGCGGTTTGTGATGTTTCCGGGAGTATGAGTGGGACTCCGTTGGAGGTGTGTGTGGCGCTGGGGCTGTTAGTTTCGGAGCTCAGTGAAGAGCCATGGAAGGGAAAGGTGATTACCTTTAGTGAGAACCCAGAGCTTCACTTGATTGAAGGGGATACTCTTCTTGACAAGACTGAATTTATAACGTACATGGATTGTTGTCTCAATACAGACTTTCAGAAAGTTTTTGACCAAATCTTGCAAGTTGCGGTGGAGGGCAAGTTGACAGAAGACCAACTGATCAAGAGAGTGTTTGTTTTCAGTGATATGGAATTTGATGAGGCTTCATCAGCTGACTCATGGGAAACAGATTACCAAGTTATACAGAGGAAGTTCCGGGAGAAAGGATACAACAAGGTGCCAGAGATTGTGTTTTGGAACCTTCGTAACTCGTCCTCAACTCCGGTGGTCGCCAGCCAGAGTGGGGTGGCGCTTGTGAGTGGGTTTTCCAAGAATATGTTGACTTTGTTCTTGGAAGAAGGTGGGATCGTTAATTCTGAGGGTGTGATGAGATCAGCAATCTCTGGTGAAGAGTACAAGAAACTTGCTGTGTATGATTGA
- the LOC132171393 gene encoding thiamine pyrophosphokinase 1 isoform X2: protein MPLLFPHEDPSDVRSRYKPEVIKGDMDSVREDVLGFYANLGTEVVDESQDQDTTDLHKCIEYIRDFTSDIDKSNICILVAGALGGRFDHEIGNINVLCRFSSMRIILLSDDCLIHLLPRTHCHEIHIQPSVEGPHCGLVPIGMPSKSTTTTGLQWDLDNMEMSFGGLISTSNIVKEEKITVRSDSDLLWTISIKKQ from the exons ATGCCTCTGCTCTTTCCTCATGAAGACCCTTCCGATGTTCGAAGCAg GTACAAGCCAGAAGTTATCAAAGGTGACATGGATTCTGTCCGAGAAGATGTACTAGGCTTTTATGCAAACCTG GGAACTGAGGTAGTGGATGAATCTCAAGATCAGGACACCACAGATCTACATAAATGCATAGAATATATACGCGATTTCACATCAGACATCGATAAGTCAAAT ATATGCATTCTTGTTGCTGGAGCACTTGGTGGGCGGTTTGACCACGAGATTGGAAACATCAATGTTTTATGCCGCTTTTCAAGCATGCGAATAATTCTTTTATCTGATGACTGTCTCATTCACCTTCTTCCAAGAACTCACTGTCATGAGATCCATATTCAACCCTCTGTTGAGGGTCCGCATTGTGGACTCGTTCCGATTGGTATGCCATCCAAAAGCACTACAACCACCGGACTCCAGTGGGATCTTG ATAACATGGAAATGAGTTTTGGTGGATTAATAAGCACATCAAATATtgtcaaagaagaaaaaataacagTGCGATCTGATTCAGATCTTCTTTGGACGATCTCCATTAAAAAGCAGTAG